The sequence below is a genomic window from Parachlamydiales bacterium.
TTCTTTCTTGAAAACTGTAACGACGGCAACGACTAATCCGCCGATAGCGCCGATCATCATCAAGGATGAAACGGATGAGACGTCGCTCCCCGCATTAACAAAGTGCATCCATGTCCATCCGGCACTGAGCACAACAAGAAGCAGCAATAATGCTGTTTTGTAGACAACGCCTTGGACGGTCATTGCCTCATTTCGGCTATTGATATTCCCGACTGCGCGGAAAGTATCGTCGCCAAGGGCTGGGTTTGCGGAACGCATCATAGCTCCTCCAAATCATATTGAGTTAGACTTATATTATAGCAATTAATTCTTTTTTACCAAATTGCAAAATTGCCATTGTAATTATTAGGTGAAATAGATTATATTTTACTAGTTAATTATAATGAAATTTTTTATGACAAAAGAACGTTTAAGCAAATTTTTAGCCTCTTCCGGAATCGCTTCACGACGCGCCTGCGAAGAACTCATCTTCGACGGCCAAGTGAGTGTCAACGGTGAAGTGTGCCTCGTCCCGCAAACTAAAGTCGATGCAGAAGATAAAATCCTCGTGCGGGGAAAAGACGTCAAATCGAAACCTGAATTCGTCTACTTCCTCCTGAACAAACCGAAAGGTTACGTTTGCAGCCATGCTAAAGCCAGTCATAAACACATTGTCATGGATCTTTTCAAAGACCATTCAGGCAGACTCGTCACAGCCGGCAGATTAGATAAAGACACCGAAGGCCTTCTTATCGTCACTAATGACGGCGAATATGCCAACAAAGTCATCCACCCTTCTTCTAATTTGACTAAAGAATACCTGGTTAAAGTCAGCGAAGAAGTCACTCCCGAACACCTTTACGCCATATCCAGCGGAACCCTCGTCGAAGGGGTTTTTGTTAAACCTAAAAAAGTCTCCAAAGTCCGTCGCGGAACCTTGCGCATCTCTGTCTCCGAAGGGAAGAAACACGAAGTAAGACGCCTCGCCGCTGCCGCAGGACTCAATGTGATCAGCCTGACACGTATTCGCCTAGGCGGCCTACTCTTAGGCAACATTCCTGTCGGATCGTGGAAAGCCCTCGGCGAAAAAGAACGTATGGCGGTGTTTCAATGAAACCGCGCAAACAACCCACCCCCGATCTAGACAATATTATTCCTATCCTCCTCAATCAGTGGCGCCGCAAGCTAGAGATCTATGGACCCCAAGACCGCCTGCAGACACGTGAATTCCGCGGCGTTGTCAATAAAGTCCGTGAAATGCAAAACGGTATTTTCGACGGCGACTCGCTCCTCGGCGAAGACTATTTTTCTGATAAAAGCCTTCTGGCCGCCTATACTCTTTACCATTGGATTATCCATTATCAGCAAGGCTTAAGCCTGATTAATGAAATTCCCGAACCTCCTAAAAGAGTCTTAGACCTCTGTGCAGGTCCTTGCGCCTTCTCGTTTGCGGCTTTGCGCCACGGCGCTGAAGAAGTCATCGCTATCGATAAAAACCTGGAATCCCTCCTTTGGGGCGCTCAAATTTGCGGTCGTTATGGACTGCCAGTCACTGTACGTCAAGGCGACTGCCGCCAGCCATTGAAGAAAATCGAAGGTAAATTCGATCTCATTATCGTAGCCCATGCTCTAAGGGAAATGTTCCCCGATATGGAGAAGAACAATGCCGCT
It includes:
- a CDS encoding pseudouridine synthase, with amino-acid sequence MTKERLSKFLASSGIASRRACEELIFDGQVSVNGEVCLVPQTKVDAEDKILVRGKDVKSKPEFVYFLLNKPKGYVCSHAKASHKHIVMDLFKDHSGRLVTAGRLDKDTEGLLIVTNDGEYANKVIHPSSNLTKEYLVKVSEEVTPEHLYAISSGTLVEGVFVKPKKVSKVRRGTLRISVSEGKKHEVRRLAAAAGLNVISLTRIRLGGLLLGNIPVGSWKALGEKERMAVFQ